One Natronolimnobius sp. AArcel1 DNA window includes the following coding sequences:
- a CDS encoding pyridoxal phosphate-dependent aminotransferase, with the protein MEHSSDAGTDRGQPEANSRVSARVQKIQPQQIRVMFELASAVESEADGDADLVHLEFGEPDFETPENVVAAAFEAAREGETKYTSNAGLPVLREAIAERCSAGRDRPVDPDSEVIVTNGGVEALHLAIHTVANLGDEVVIPTPAWPNPISQAKLADAVPVEVPMPAETGFEPDPDRIIDAIGPETAAVMLTSPSNPTGRVFSEPAIERVIEAAVSHEAYVIADEVYRELTYEESPPRAVALTDHDEWVLSVNSTSKTYAMTGWRVGWLTGPDDVVTEMTKIHESTTSCVNTPAQYAALEALTGPQEPFEKMHAAFRERREFVISRLESIPHISVADPEGAFYAFVDVSALSGSSTEIAKRLLYDYGVVAAPGAAFGAGGEGHLRLSFANDHTRLELGLDRLETMVRDELGEKRE; encoded by the coding sequence ATGGAACACTCGTCCGATGCTGGGACGGATCGCGGCCAACCGGAAGCCAACTCGCGCGTGTCCGCCCGGGTCCAGAAGATCCAACCCCAGCAGATTCGCGTCATGTTCGAACTCGCCAGCGCGGTCGAATCCGAAGCTGACGGCGACGCCGATCTCGTCCACCTCGAGTTCGGCGAACCCGACTTCGAGACGCCCGAAAACGTCGTCGCAGCCGCGTTCGAGGCAGCACGCGAGGGCGAGACGAAGTACACCTCGAACGCGGGACTCCCGGTACTCAGGGAGGCCATCGCAGAGCGCTGCAGCGCCGGCCGAGATCGTCCGGTCGATCCCGATTCGGAGGTCATCGTCACGAACGGCGGCGTCGAGGCGTTACATCTCGCGATTCACACAGTTGCCAATCTCGGCGACGAGGTCGTGATTCCGACACCCGCGTGGCCGAATCCCATCTCGCAGGCGAAACTTGCTGATGCCGTCCCTGTCGAGGTTCCCATGCCCGCTGAGACTGGATTTGAGCCCGACCCGGATCGCATTATCGACGCTATTGGCCCGGAGACAGCCGCCGTCATGTTAACCTCGCCGTCGAACCCAACTGGGCGCGTGTTCTCCGAACCTGCCATCGAGCGCGTCATCGAAGCCGCCGTTTCCCACGAGGCCTACGTCATCGCCGACGAGGTGTACCGAGAGCTGACCTACGAGGAGAGTCCGCCTCGAGCCGTTGCCCTCACTGACCACGACGAGTGGGTGCTCTCGGTCAACTCGACCTCAAAAACGTACGCGATGACCGGCTGGCGCGTCGGCTGGCTCACCGGCCCCGACGACGTGGTCACCGAAATGACAAAGATCCATGAGAGTACAACCTCCTGTGTCAACACGCCCGCGCAGTACGCCGCACTCGAGGCCCTGACCGGTCCCCAAGAACCGTTCGAGAAGATGCACGCTGCCTTTCGCGAGCGACGGGAGTTCGTTATCAGCCGCCTCGAGTCGATTCCCCACATCTCGGTCGCCGACCCCGAAGGCGCGTTCTACGCATTCGTCGACGTGAGCGCGCTTTCGGGCTCGAGTACGGAGATTGCGAAGCGTCTGTTGTACGACTACGGTGTCGTCGCTGCGCCCGGAGCGGCGTTCGGCGCTGGCGGCGAGGGCCACCTGCGACTGAGTTTCGCGAACGACCACACACGGCTCGAGTTGGGACTGGATCGACTCGAGACGATGGTTCGGGACGAACTCGGCGAGAAACGCGAGTAA
- a CDS encoding phytoene/squalene synthase family protein translates to MTTGQPELTTDADLEWCYDAVHGVSRTFSITIDRLEEPMARHICLGYLLCRIADTIEDAGHIPPSEQTELLSTYDQLLDPETDQSVETFMDDVKPWIPDDRSPDWEVVAQTPRVLRTFESLEEEPREIMREPVRELVDGMAMFTDRYADEGGLRLQTLEELEEYCWYAAGTVGTLITGLVARGASEERAAEMQANARSFALLLQLVNIAKDVEDDYHEENNVYLPAEWLEEENVDVEAVTDESHHTGVTNVIQRVTNRAETYLDDAHRYLEVVPERHGNRLSAWAIPYLLAVGTMRELQERPEDVVEEGDVKVPRAEVYTLIQQFEEGVSRARLEELRQIMAEQPLHQ, encoded by the coding sequence ATGACCACCGGCCAGCCCGAACTCACAACCGACGCCGATCTCGAGTGGTGTTACGACGCGGTACACGGCGTTTCGCGGACTTTCTCGATCACGATCGATCGCCTCGAGGAGCCGATGGCGAGACACATCTGTCTCGGCTATCTCCTATGTAGGATTGCAGATACGATTGAGGATGCGGGACATATTCCCCCATCTGAACAGACCGAACTGCTCTCGACGTACGATCAATTACTCGATCCCGAGACCGACCAGTCTGTCGAGACGTTCATGGACGATGTCAAACCGTGGATTCCAGACGACCGAAGCCCAGACTGGGAAGTCGTCGCCCAGACGCCACGCGTCCTTCGAACGTTCGAATCACTCGAGGAAGAGCCACGCGAGATCATGCGCGAACCGGTACGCGAACTCGTCGACGGGATGGCGATGTTCACCGACCGCTACGCCGACGAAGGCGGGCTGCGCCTGCAGACACTCGAGGAACTCGAGGAGTACTGCTGGTACGCTGCTGGCACGGTCGGCACGCTGATTACGGGGTTGGTCGCCCGGGGAGCCTCCGAGGAGCGAGCCGCAGAGATGCAGGCGAACGCTCGCTCGTTTGCGCTCTTGCTACAGCTGGTTAACATCGCCAAAGACGTCGAGGACGATTATCACGAGGAGAACAACGTCTATCTCCCCGCCGAGTGGCTCGAAGAAGAAAACGTCGACGTCGAGGCCGTCACGGACGAATCGCACCACACTGGCGTCACGAACGTCATCCAGCGCGTGACCAATCGCGCGGAGACGTACCTCGACGACGCCCATCGCTATCTCGAGGTCGTGCCGGAACGTCACGGTAATCGCCTCTCGGCGTGGGCTATTCCGTACCTGCTCGCGGTTGGAACGATGCGCGAACTCCAGGAACGACCCGAGGATGTCGTCGAAGAGGGTGACGTGAAGGTCCCACGCGCCGAGGTCTATACCCTGATCCAGCAGTTCGAAGAGGGCGTCTCACGCGCCCGACTCGAGGAGTTACGCCAGATTATGGCCGAACAGCCGCTCCACCAGTAA
- a CDS encoding SDR family oxidoreductase: MTETLLVAGAHGATGQHVTERLAARDEYEVRAMIRDDDQADELESLGGDPVVANLTEPDSLESVVEGCDGIVFAAGSNGNDVYGVDRDGAINLIDAAEDAGVDRFVMLSSMGTDDPEAAPDALEDYLIAKAEADEYLRQSGLSYTIVRPGELTTDAGTGDIRAADSLEMDAGDIPHEDVAAVLVTALEFDPVFGETVEILGGKTAIEDALEEIGSS; the protein is encoded by the coding sequence ATGACGGAGACACTTCTCGTCGCAGGCGCACACGGCGCAACAGGACAGCACGTCACGGAGCGGCTTGCAGCACGTGACGAGTACGAGGTGCGTGCGATGATCCGCGACGACGACCAGGCCGACGAACTGGAATCGCTCGGCGGCGATCCGGTCGTGGCTAATCTCACCGAACCCGACTCGCTCGAGTCCGTTGTGGAGGGCTGCGATGGCATCGTGTTCGCTGCGGGATCGAACGGCAACGACGTCTACGGCGTCGACCGCGACGGGGCGATCAACCTGATCGACGCCGCCGAAGACGCAGGCGTCGACCGATTCGTCATGCTCAGTTCGATGGGCACCGACGATCCCGAAGCCGCCCCCGACGCACTCGAAGACTACCTCATCGCGAAAGCCGAAGCCGACGAGTACCTCCGGCAGAGCGGCCTCAGCTACACCATCGTCCGCCCCGGTGAACTAACGACTGACGCCGGCACCGGCGACATTCGAGCAGCCGACAGCCTCGAGATGGACGCCGGTGACATTCCGCACGAAGACGTCGCCGCAGTGCTCGTTACCGCCCTCGAGTTCGATCCTGTCTTCGGCGAAACGGTCGAGATACTGGGTGGTAAGACGGCGATTGAAGACGCACTCGAGGAGATCGGATCGTCGTAA
- a CDS encoding PIN domain-containing protein yields the protein MMYADTDFFLALVKDDDWLQERAATIALENQGEIYTSRATLLELLMISDRFEFDRMEALAYILEIATVPEETDVLFQAADLMDQNGLTAFDSYHIAYADEDSVISSDNAFDAVIDERIAIEEYEPES from the coding sequence ATGATGTACGCAGATACCGACTTTTTTCTCGCATTAGTGAAAGACGACGACTGGCTCCAAGAGCGTGCCGCTACTATCGCACTCGAAAATCAGGGTGAGATTTACACCTCGCGAGCGACGCTGCTCGAGTTGCTTATGATTTCAGACCGATTTGAATTTGATCGGATGGAGGCGCTCGCGTATATTCTCGAGATTGCAACGGTTCCCGAAGAAACTGACGTACTGTTCCAAGCAGCGGATTTAATGGATCAGAACGGACTCACTGCGTTTGACTCCTATCATATTGCCTACGCGGATGAGGATTCGGTCATTTCCTCGGACAACGCGTTCGATGCGGTCATAGACGAGCGTATCGCTATCGAAGAGTACGAGCCAGAATCCTAA
- a CDS encoding AbrB/MazE/SpoVT family DNA-binding domain-containing protein — MSKTAEADDRGRIVIPHEIREKHGDRYRVVELEDRVELIPLADDPIDGLREAVGDAFNDKSIAEIKREARTAAREDAVDSMEP; from the coding sequence ATGAGCAAAACAGCAGAGGCTGATGATCGTGGTCGAATCGTCATCCCGCACGAGATTCGAGAGAAACACGGTGATCGATACCGAGTCGTTGAACTCGAGGATCGAGTCGAACTAATCCCACTTGCTGACGATCCAATCGACGGCCTTCGTGAGGCTGTCGGTGATGCCTTCAACGATAAATCCATCGCAGAAATCAAGCGCGAAGCGCGAACGGCCGCTCGAGAAGATGCAGTCGATAGCATGGAACCGTGA
- a CDS encoding acyl-CoA dehydrogenase, with product MDFALSAEQEQIREMVAEFVDEEIVPVASEIDHDDEFPAELVSEMADLGLLGMPFPEEYGGAGLDYHSYAIGLEEISRGSGGLGTVVAAHTSLAGNMLYEFGDESQKEEFLTPLAEGRDIGAFALSEAGAGSDVPAMETTAEKDANEYVVNGGKLWISNGSVADTVTVFAKTDPEAGNKGISSFVVRPEEDDGFIVEGTEEKLGDKGCPTAELRFDELRLSEDRLLGEEGDGFVHALKTLNGGRITIAARGVGIARAAFEEARDYANEREQFGQPIGEFQSIKHKLADMDTKIQAAKLLMHKAADKKIRGENYIKDAAQAKLYASEVSREVANEGIQIHGGYGYTKDFPAERFYRDAKLNEIYEGTSEVLRNTIGDQLLEE from the coding sequence ATGGACTTTGCACTCTCGGCCGAACAGGAACAGATTCGCGAGATGGTCGCCGAGTTCGTCGACGAGGAAATCGTCCCCGTTGCGAGCGAAATCGACCACGACGACGAGTTCCCCGCGGAGCTCGTCAGCGAGATGGCCGACCTCGGGCTGCTGGGAATGCCCTTCCCCGAGGAGTACGGCGGTGCAGGCCTGGATTATCACTCCTATGCGATTGGGTTAGAAGAAATCTCTCGAGGTTCCGGTGGACTCGGGACGGTCGTCGCCGCCCACACCTCGCTTGCGGGCAACATGCTCTACGAGTTCGGCGACGAGTCCCAGAAAGAGGAATTCTTGACGCCGCTTGCGGAGGGACGCGACATCGGCGCGTTTGCGCTCTCGGAGGCCGGTGCAGGGAGTGACGTGCCGGCGATGGAGACCACCGCAGAGAAAGACGCCAACGAGTACGTCGTCAACGGCGGCAAGCTCTGGATCTCGAACGGCTCCGTCGCGGACACGGTCACGGTCTTTGCGAAGACAGACCCCGAGGCAGGCAATAAGGGCATTTCGTCGTTCGTCGTCCGCCCCGAAGAAGACGACGGCTTCATCGTCGAAGGGACGGAGGAGAAACTCGGCGATAAGGGCTGTCCGACCGCCGAACTCCGGTTCGATGAGCTTCGACTATCCGAGGACCGCTTGCTCGGCGAGGAAGGCGATGGATTCGTTCACGCGCTGAAGACCCTCAATGGCGGCCGGATAACCATCGCCGCTCGCGGTGTCGGCATCGCCCGTGCAGCCTTTGAGGAGGCCCGCGACTACGCCAACGAGCGCGAGCAGTTCGGCCAGCCAATCGGCGAGTTCCAGTCGATCAAGCACAAACTGGCCGATATGGACACGAAGATTCAGGCCGCGAAGCTGCTCATGCACAAGGCCGCAGACAAGAAAATCCGCGGCGAGAACTACATCAAAGACGCCGCCCAGGCCAAACTCTACGCCTCCGAGGTGAGCCGCGAGGTCGCCAACGAAGGCATCCAGATCCACGGCGGCTACGGCTACACGAAGGACTTCCCCGCCGAGCGATTCTACCGCGACGCCAAACTCAACGAAATCTACGAGGGCACGAGCGAAGTGCTGCGGAATACGATTGGGGATCAGTTGCTCGAGGAGTGA
- a CDS encoding PadR family transcriptional regulator, whose amino-acid sequence MTKWLQSGRRRDICFLLVASEDGELRSQQLKSQLEAHYDEHIEPKSFYGTLSALEDSGFVEKRTAGLHDVYALTDGGERRVREHYEWVCECLEE is encoded by the coding sequence ATGACCAAGTGGCTTCAGAGCGGGCGACGACGAGACATCTGTTTCCTGCTCGTCGCAAGCGAGGACGGTGAACTGCGTAGCCAGCAGTTGAAATCGCAACTCGAGGCCCACTACGACGAGCATATCGAACCGAAATCGTTCTACGGGACGCTCTCGGCGCTCGAGGATTCGGGCTTCGTCGAGAAACGGACCGCGGGACTGCACGATGTTTACGCGCTAACGGACGGCGGCGAACGGCGCGTTCGGGAGCATTATGAATGGGTTTGTGAGTGTCTCGAGGAGTAG
- a CDS encoding DUF3267 domain-containing protein codes for MASDPADNGGADRPGSDATEPVATVRLTRRVAWQWLAGATAAFFVSAYAFAAVQAMIRGRPLEPIVIAATPTGINRVLVISLVLIALVVVLHELLHGVCMAVYGGETTYGLGVSYFVLPYAYAETDASFTRTQLLVILLAPLVVITAVGLLALAVVPSSILIIPLAANVAGSVGDLWMAGTLLQYPTNVRVSDPPSDVQGLSIYPPADSDSSTDTITRRRGSVALARVVIGAVGTLAGLIAVGIVAVLGSLAVGSGDVIFGASEGFWLLFRHERHGSSASLEVGTSLILALAMAGGILWALVGATRDSITATKP; via the coding sequence ATGGCTTCGGACCCAGCGGATAACGGTGGTGCGGATCGACCCGGAAGCGACGCCACCGAACCGGTTGCGACGGTCCGACTCACGCGCCGCGTCGCCTGGCAGTGGCTCGCCGGCGCAACAGCCGCGTTTTTCGTTTCTGCGTACGCCTTCGCCGCCGTGCAGGCGATGATTCGTGGACGGCCTCTCGAGCCAATCGTCATCGCGGCCACGCCGACTGGCATCAATCGCGTACTCGTCATCTCGTTGGTGTTGATCGCGCTGGTCGTCGTCCTCCACGAGTTACTCCACGGCGTCTGCATGGCCGTCTACGGCGGGGAAACGACGTACGGTCTTGGCGTCTCCTACTTCGTCCTACCCTATGCCTACGCCGAGACCGACGCGAGTTTCACGCGCACACAGTTGCTCGTCATCTTGCTTGCGCCGCTGGTCGTTATCACGGCCGTTGGCCTGCTCGCGCTGGCTGTGGTCCCCTCGAGCATCCTGATCATCCCGCTCGCTGCGAACGTCGCCGGCTCCGTTGGCGACCTCTGGATGGCCGGCACCCTGTTGCAGTACCCCACGAACGTCCGTGTGAGTGATCCGCCGAGTGACGTGCAGGGGCTCTCGATCTACCCGCCTGCAGATAGCGACTCGAGCACCGACACAATTACCCGACGGCGCGGCTCGGTCGCCCTCGCTCGCGTCGTCATCGGTGCAGTTGGGACGCTCGCTGGCCTCATCGCTGTCGGCATCGTCGCCGTACTCGGCTCGCTCGCCGTCGGCTCTGGCGACGTGATTTTCGGCGCGTCTGAGGGGTTCTGGCTGCTCTTTCGCCACGAACGCCACGGCTCGAGTGCCTCACTCGAGGTTGGAACCTCACTCATCCTCGCGCTCGCAATGGCTGGCGGCATATTGTGGGCGCTCGTGGGGGCGACTCGAGACAGCATCACAGCAACGAAACCGTAA
- a CDS encoding heme o synthase — protein MATDPFPRPIRTHRRFSALLAATALGVYLLLIIGATTSITNAASACSTWPVCHAPTDPVSQTELAIAWGHRLTAVVVGLLVAATAVVGALGDASSRVRRTLFASSALYVVQIGVGAATATLGPAAVTPGLHLGLGVAIFTGIVLALAWDLERATGDENDTIDMRGEPEPIEATPDAAGKRPLPAGGIARARLTAFAYFKMMKPRLMWLLCLVAAAGMALAAGPTLDRYTIVATLGGGVLAIGASGTFNHVLERDVDQKMSRTADRPLANDLIPVSHALAFGGLLTVASLGAFATINMLAAALGLAAILFYSVVYTLLLKPNTVQNTVLGGLAGALPALIGWAAVTNEIGMPALALAGVIFLWTPAHFYNLALAYKDDYARGGFPMMPVVRGETETRKHIIYYLAATLVSTVALAWLTDLGALYAATVAIFGGIFLWAAVVLHFEQTEAAAFRSFHASNAFLGAVLVAVLVDALVLV, from the coding sequence GTGGCAACTGATCCGTTCCCCCGGCCGATCCGGACTCATCGACGCTTTTCTGCACTGCTTGCAGCGACTGCACTCGGCGTCTATCTCTTATTGATCATCGGGGCGACGACCTCGATCACAAACGCCGCGTCGGCCTGCTCGACGTGGCCAGTCTGTCACGCACCGACTGACCCAGTCAGTCAGACCGAACTCGCAATCGCCTGGGGCCACCGCCTCACCGCTGTCGTCGTCGGCCTGCTCGTCGCTGCAACCGCCGTCGTTGGCGCTCTTGGCGACGCCTCGAGTCGCGTGCGCCGAACACTGTTCGCCTCGAGCGCGCTCTACGTCGTCCAGATTGGCGTCGGCGCGGCAACCGCGACGCTCGGCCCGGCCGCAGTCACGCCGGGACTGCATCTCGGACTCGGCGTCGCCATCTTCACCGGCATCGTCCTCGCACTCGCCTGGGATCTCGAACGTGCAACCGGCGACGAGAACGATACCATCGACATGCGCGGTGAACCCGAGCCGATCGAAGCCACTCCCGACGCAGCGGGCAAGCGCCCTCTCCCCGCCGGTGGCATCGCTCGAGCGCGCCTCACCGCCTTTGCGTATTTCAAGATGATGAAGCCGCGGCTGATGTGGCTGCTCTGTCTCGTCGCCGCCGCAGGAATGGCACTCGCTGCCGGCCCCACACTCGATCGCTACACCATCGTCGCGACGCTCGGCGGCGGCGTCCTCGCAATCGGTGCGAGCGGAACGTTCAACCACGTCCTCGAGCGCGATGTCGACCAGAAGATGTCTCGGACTGCGGACCGGCCGCTAGCGAACGACCTGATCCCGGTCTCGCATGCACTCGCGTTCGGCGGCCTGCTGACGGTTGCCTCGCTCGGCGCGTTCGCGACGATCAACATGCTGGCAGCAGCACTCGGACTCGCCGCCATCCTGTTTTACAGCGTTGTCTACACACTCCTGCTGAAACCGAATACGGTCCAGAACACGGTTCTCGGTGGACTTGCGGGTGCGCTGCCAGCGCTGATCGGCTGGGCTGCAGTCACGAACGAAATCGGCATGCCCGCGCTCGCGCTCGCGGGCGTCATTTTCCTCTGGACACCAGCGCACTTTTACAACCTCGCACTGGCGTACAAGGACGACTACGCCCGTGGCGGCTTCCCGATGATGCCGGTTGTTCGCGGCGAAACCGAAACCCGCAAACACATCATCTACTATCTCGCCGCGACGCTCGTCTCTACGGTCGCACTCGCCTGGCTCACCGATCTCGGCGCGCTCTACGCCGCGACAGTCGCCATCTTTGGCGGCATCTTCCTCTGGGCCGCTGTTGTGCTCCACTTCGAGCAAACCGAAGCCGCTGCGTTCCGATCGTTCCACGCCTCGAACGCCTTCCTCGGAGCCGTTCTCGTGGCCGTCCTCGTCGACGCACTCGTCCTCGTCTAA
- a CDS encoding thioredoxin domain-containing protein, translating into MNRRSFLATTVGTVTVATAGCTSLLEASIPDELEDVDPDQQLPTPTRGDGAVTVEVYEDMGCPHCQDFQADVFPVLEDEYIDQDEIEYRHHDFVVMASDASLAMANAARAIQDETGTDDDPNGEFFAYKAAVMAADPDSGDEIAALADEVDVDPEVVTNALENETYYPTLAADWEHGDEEGVEGTPTVIVDGEVVDEPTDPDAVVDAIAEAQ; encoded by the coding sequence ATGAATCGCCGTTCGTTTCTCGCGACGACCGTTGGCACCGTCACCGTCGCCACAGCGGGCTGTACCTCGCTGCTCGAGGCCTCGATACCTGACGAACTCGAGGATGTTGACCCAGACCAGCAGCTGCCAACGCCGACGCGTGGCGATGGGGCGGTAACGGTCGAGGTCTACGAAGATATGGGCTGTCCGCACTGTCAAGACTTTCAGGCGGACGTGTTTCCGGTGCTCGAGGACGAGTACATTGACCAGGACGAAATCGAGTATCGCCACCACGACTTCGTTGTGATGGCATCAGACGCGTCGCTCGCCATGGCAAACGCCGCGCGTGCAATTCAAGACGAGACGGGGACCGACGACGATCCGAACGGAGAGTTTTTCGCGTACAAAGCAGCGGTAATGGCGGCAGACCCCGACAGCGGCGACGAAATCGCCGCGCTTGCAGATGAGGTCGATGTCGACCCAGAGGTCGTGACTAACGCACTCGAGAACGAGACCTACTACCCAACACTCGCGGCGGACTGGGAGCACGGCGACGAGGAGGGTGTCGAGGGGACGCCGACAGTTATCGTCGACGGCGAGGTGGTCGACGAGCCGACGGACCCGGATGCAGTCGTCGACGCGATTGCGGAAGCGCAGTGA
- a CDS encoding MFS transporter, translating into MSNEEVTVDTEETSPLDTFKQFFSLQRDVLILSLAMFAFSLGFQMTNRFLAEYLELLGAGALIVGTFAALGNIIGAVYPYYGGIVSDRVGSRYALTVFGFLSTIGFGIWLAAYYIGSIDLGIIVLEPWVWIFVGLLLAQCWKSFGIGGHYAIVKQSTDPSRLAQGFASTETFRRTAFLIAPLIVTVLVADQFLPGFLWVLVIGIVFAFLGTLIQHVMYEADEDSVGKEFEGFGQIADDLRALPGPLRPLLVADTFVRFANGMVYIFFIWVITQELDIGLAVTLPAVGAVDLAPAAFFGLLLGVEMFVALLTMAPAAKLAESIGLKPVVNFGFFVYAAFPVLLIFSPANVWVLIAVFAFSGLRFAGLPAHKALIVGPAERGAGGRVTGSYYFVRGAIVIPSGFIGGLLWAYATPEIAFTAASVIGLIGVVYFAIFGQEFEAYR; encoded by the coding sequence ATGTCAAACGAAGAAGTCACGGTCGACACAGAGGAGACGAGCCCGCTAGATACGTTCAAGCAGTTCTTCTCGCTCCAGCGGGACGTTCTCATCCTGTCGCTGGCCATGTTCGCGTTCAGCTTGGGCTTCCAGATGACCAACCGATTCCTCGCGGAGTACCTCGAGTTACTCGGCGCAGGCGCACTCATCGTCGGTACGTTCGCCGCACTCGGGAATATCATCGGCGCTGTTTATCCCTACTACGGCGGCATCGTCTCCGACCGGGTCGGCTCTCGGTACGCATTGACCGTCTTCGGCTTTCTTTCGACGATTGGGTTTGGCATCTGGCTGGCCGCCTACTACATCGGCTCAATTGACCTCGGGATTATCGTCCTCGAGCCGTGGGTCTGGATTTTCGTCGGCCTGTTGCTGGCTCAGTGCTGGAAATCCTTCGGCATCGGCGGTCACTACGCAATCGTCAAGCAATCCACGGACCCGAGCCGGCTTGCGCAAGGATTCGCCAGCACGGAAACGTTCCGTCGAACCGCGTTTCTGATCGCGCCGCTGATCGTCACCGTACTGGTTGCAGACCAGTTCCTGCCCGGCTTCCTCTGGGTGCTCGTCATCGGGATCGTCTTCGCGTTTCTGGGGACGCTCATCCAGCACGTCATGTACGAGGCCGACGAGGATAGCGTCGGCAAGGAGTTCGAAGGGTTTGGCCAGATTGCGGACGACTTACGGGCGCTTCCGGGCCCGCTGCGACCTCTGTTGGTCGCGGATACGTTCGTTCGCTTCGCCAACGGGATGGTCTACATCTTCTTCATCTGGGTGATCACGCAGGAACTCGACATCGGGCTCGCGGTCACGCTCCCCGCAGTCGGCGCGGTTGATCTCGCACCCGCTGCCTTCTTCGGCCTCCTGCTCGGTGTCGAGATGTTCGTCGCGTTGCTCACCATGGCACCGGCTGCGAAACTCGCGGAGTCGATTGGGCTCAAACCGGTCGTCAACTTCGGCTTTTTCGTCTACGCTGCGTTCCCCGTACTGTTGATCTTCTCGCCCGCAAACGTCTGGGTCCTGATCGCCGTATTCGCCTTCTCCGGCCTCCGATTCGCTGGATTACCTGCTCACAAGGCGCTGATCGTCGGTCCCGCAGAACGGGGCGCTGGCGGTCGGGTAACCGGCTCGTACTACTTCGTTCGCGGTGCAATCGTGATTCCAAGCGGGTTCATCGGCGGCCTGCTCTGGGCGTACGCGACCCCAGAAATCGCGTTCACGGCCGCATCAGTTATCGGACTCATCGGCGTCGTCTACTTCGCCATCTTCGGCCAGGAGTTCGAGGCCTACCGCTAA
- a CDS encoding low molecular weight phosphatase family protein, whose protein sequence is MTKLAFVCVGNAGRSQLATAFAEQERANRGLEHAVEIVTGGVDPRDHVHDDVRTVLEEEGIDIGDREPRQITSADVVDAEYVITMGCAPAEFVPDDWDGETETWDLEHPGGDDLDATRAQRDEIQRRVRALFDHLETTHE, encoded by the coding sequence ATGACCAAACTGGCGTTCGTCTGCGTCGGAAACGCCGGTCGCAGTCAGCTCGCGACCGCGTTCGCCGAACAGGAACGGGCAAACCGGGGCCTCGAACACGCCGTTGAGATCGTCACCGGCGGTGTCGATCCGCGAGACCATGTCCACGATGACGTGCGTACAGTACTCGAGGAAGAGGGAATCGACATCGGCGACCGCGAACCGCGTCAAATAACGTCGGCAGACGTCGTCGACGCCGAATACGTCATCACAATGGGCTGTGCGCCCGCCGAGTTCGTCCCCGACGATTGGGACGGGGAGACGGAGACCTGGGACCTCGAGCATCCCGGCGGCGACGATCTGGACGCGACTCGAGCACAACGCGACGAGATTCAGCGCCGCGTACGCGCCCTGTTCGATCACCTCGAGACCACACACGAGTAA
- a CDS encoding DUF892 family protein, with the protein MTTTTPTEMFERELQKLYHAELEILDLHADLAAAAATDDVAALFTDHEADTVEQIHRIERIFEELDEPPEAEGSPVMEGILTEKDEIVSTDVPPELRDLDVLSTGMMNERFEITVLDRLLLLATDLDLPDEITTELATNRQEAKAALTAMEAIVERRRLEDG; encoded by the coding sequence ATGACGACCACGACACCCACCGAGATGTTCGAACGCGAACTGCAGAAGCTCTATCACGCCGAACTCGAGATTCTCGACTTGCACGCGGATCTCGCGGCGGCCGCGGCGACCGACGATGTCGCGGCGCTGTTTACGGATCACGAAGCGGATACGGTCGAGCAGATTCACCGGATCGAACGGATATTCGAGGAGTTAGACGAACCGCCGGAAGCCGAGGGGAGTCCGGTCATGGAAGGTATCCTCACCGAAAAGGACGAAATCGTCTCCACGGACGTCCCGCCGGAGCTTCGGGATCTGGATGTTCTCAGTACGGGGATGATGAACGAGCGATTCGAGATCACAGTGCTTGATCGCCTCCTGTTGTTGGCGACGGATCTGGATCTTCCTGACGAGATTACGACCGAACTCGCGACGAACCGTCAGGAGGCGAAGGCTGCACTCACTGCCATGGAAGCAATTGTCGAACGACGGCGTCTCGAGGACGGATGA